A genome region from Euphorbia lathyris chromosome 4, ddEupLath1.1, whole genome shotgun sequence includes the following:
- the LOC136225662 gene encoding serine/threonine-protein kinase PEPKR2-like: MVRRKKNESKRLGENSSVDPPCRGLKRKSGCIDVVTQLGRKQKIEQHYDLGASIGQGKFGSVVLCREKVTGVQCACKILPKGKGADLLVHREVEIMQHLSGHPGIVTLKAVYENAKFYYLVMELCSGGQLLHQMAREGQYSEHRAANIIRELVLLIKYCQEMGVVHRDIKPENILLTASGKLKLADFGLSVRIKNGQKITGLAGSPAYVAPEVLLGDYSDQVDIWSAGVLLHALLVGVLPFQGDSSGAVSEAIKKAELDFQSGIWESVSQPAKDLVSRMLTRDASARLTADEILRHPWILFYTEPTLKGLTFKSTLTARKLTAAAGVEESGGSRLDERDCELADVLAKAISRVRISEPRRRRSRLCVGTSLIRQECFSNIKLNNLCTAF; this comes from the exons ATGGTTCGAAGGAAGAAAAATGAAAGTAAAAGATTGGGAGAAAATTCCTCTGTGGATCCACCATGTAGGGGTCTTAAGAGAAAATCTGGCTGTATTGATGTGGTGACTCAATTGGGACGCAAGCAAAAGATTGAGCAACATTATGATTTGGGTGCTTCAATAGGCCAGGGGAAGTTTGGATCTGTGGTATTATGCAGAGAGAAAGTGACTGGGGTACAGTGTGCATGCAAAATATTGCCCAAAGGCAAAGGAGCGGATCTTCTTGTGCATCGAGAAGTGGAGATAATGCAGCACCTCTCTGGTCATCCAGGCATTGTAACCTTGAAGGCTGTTTATGAGAATGCAAAATTTTATTATCTGGTTATGGAGCTTTGTTCTGGAGGACAGTTGCTTCACCAGATGGCAAGGGAAGGCCAATACTCAGAGCATCGCGCTGCTAATATCATAAGGGAGTTGGTTTTACTCATCAAATATTGCCAAGAAATGGGTGTTGTCCACAGGGACATAAAGCCCGAGAATATCCTACTTACAGCATCAGGGAAATTGAAGCTTGCAGATTTTGGGCTATCGGTCAGAATTAAAAATG GTCAGAAAATAACAGGTTTGGCTGGAAGTCCCGCCTATGTTGCCCCAGAAGTTTTATTGGGTGATTACTCTGATCAAGTTGATATTTGGAGTGCTGGTGTCCTGCTCCATGCCCTGTTGGTTGGGGTTCTTCCCTTTCAAGGTGATTCTTCGGGTGCAGTATCCGAGGCGATTAAGAAGGCTGAGCTCGATTTTCAGAGTGGAATATGGGAGTCAGTATCTCAACCTGCAAAGGATCTAGTATCGCGCATGCTTACAAGAGATGCTTCAGCAAGATTAACTGCTGATGAAATACTGC GGCACCCATGGATATTGTTCTATACAGAGCCAACTTTGAAGGGACTGACGTTCAAATCAACGTTGACTGCCCGAAAACTAACAGCGGCAGCAGGTGTGGAGGAGTCTGGTGGTTCAAGGTTGGATGAGCGAGATTGTGAATTGGCTGATGTCCTTGCAAAGGCGATTTCACGTGTCAGAATATCTGAACCAAGGAGAAGGAGAAGCAGATTGTGTGTTGGCACCAGCCTTATCCGCCAAGAATGTTTCTCTAATATTAAGCTTAACAATCTCTGTACAGCATTCTGA